One region of Patescibacteria group bacterium genomic DNA includes:
- a CDS encoding DNA-directed RNA polymerase subunit N — translation MIIPIRCFTCGKVVAPLYEEYTKRYDDY, via the coding sequence GTGATAATTCCGATACGATGTTTTACATGTGGAAAGGTTGTCGCTCCTTTGTATGAAGAATATACAAAGCGATATGATGATTAT